CCATAGTAACCAATAATAAGTAAGTAATATTAATATATATCATTTATGACCTTAGAGGAATATGAATCTCTTCTATAAGTCAATGTATCCTAATCTTCTGTTTCTGATTAAAACGGAAGGATTTAAGGTAAATATTAGATTTTCAGATTTGAATAAAAAATTCCAAAATAAATAGAACAATAATTTCTTTAAACTTCTCTATTGTTAGCTAAGTGGTTGTAATATTACAATTATATAGCTGTTACAATTCTACCCTTTTGATCTTCAAATTTCCAAACTACATCGATTTGATGGTTCGGTCATTTTTCTTATTAATATCTCGTCATGCTTTACATTTACATTAGTGACCAAACACATTTATAATTGGGATCAATAACATATCATTGGTTTATATGGTTTTTCCAACCACGTTTTCAATGTTAAGAACTTTACTTATTTCTTCAACAGTTGTTTTAATAGGATCTCCAATATCCAATCAAATTCCTCCTAATATGTATTAATTAACTCTTTAAACTTTGTTTACCAGTTTTAAATTTTAATTTCCAATCTGGATTTTGATATATATTTAGAAATTTTTATATTAATCTTTTCAAAGCTTCAAATAAAGAGTAAACAAATAACTTGTTTATTTATATTTCCATTCAATATTCTTATTTAGAAACACAATAACATTGTAGCGAAGTATTTCGACTATAGGGTAATATGAGGCCTATAATTTATTTCAACTCTAATAATATATTTAATATTATTAATAAATTGATACTTCATTATCTTAACTTAATGGTCGATTATAAAAATTATTCAATTATTTTAAAAAATTTATAATCTGAAATTTATCTCAAGATTATATGTATGCCCTGTAAAATCCTATTTCAAAGTCAATAAATTTTAAATTCTAAAAAAATAAAGGAATTAATTATCAGTTTTGAAGAGTTAGCTATATCTTCCTATAGTAACAATAGTTATATAATGAATGGGTAGTTAAATTTGGGATTATTACAAAATGAGCGTAAAAAGAAGAAATAAGAGAACTGATTGTGTAATAGCTATTCTTTCTAATTTACAATATTGATGATTCAATTTTAAAATAATTCATAAAAATTCTGATTAATTCTATATATATAATTTAGAAATTTGAATTATTATTAATAAATTTTTTTTGAAGTAAATAATATCCTAATTAATCAAACATTTACATTAGTAATTCAGGAGGTCCCTGGATATGGGTTATAAATTTAATAAATTAGATATAGAAAAATTAAGGGCAAAAAATGATATTAAAGGGCTAATTAAAACACTTAAACATGAAGATAGCAATATTCGAATGTTTGCAGCAATTTCTTTAGGGGAAATAGGTGATAAAAAAGCCATAGTTCCTTTAATCCAATCCTTAAAAGATGAAGAAGAATGTGTCCGAAATGAAGTCTTAAATTCTCTTGTTAAAATTGGAGACCCTGCCGTAGATAATCTTATAGTGGCGTTGAAAGATGAAAAACTTGAGGAAGGAGTAAAATTCGCTCTTATTAAAATTGGGGAACCCTCATCAAGGAATTTAATGTTTAAGTACAATAATCAAAATAGGGATACTAAGATTTATTATATTAATCTTATGGGTGAAATAGGAGATAAAAATTCAATTGAACATTTAATACACATTTTAAAAGATATAAAAAGCAATGAAAAATATGATCGTGAAATATTAATTTCAACTATTAAATCACTCGGTAAGATTGGAGATGAAAGAGCTAGAGATATAATACACGATTTATATTTTAGGTTTTGCCGTAGCCAAAGTGATAGATACTTAACAGAATTATTTATGGATGTTATTATTAATGTAGATAGAAATGGTTCTGATTTTTTAGTACAAGAATTATCAAGTAATGATTGTAAGGTAAGGGAGGAAGTTGCAGATGCCCTTATTAAGATGGAATATCAAATGGCAGTGGATCCTCTAATCCTGGCTTTAACAGACAATAACGGGGATATTTTCCGAAAGAGGGCATCAGAGATACTTTCTAGGATAGGTAAACCTGCAGTTATCCCTCTTATCCAAGCCTTAAGAGATGAAGATAGATATCTTAGATGTGGGGCAGCAGATTCTCTTGGTAAAATTGGAGATGAAAGGGCAGTAAACCCCCTTATTAATGCTTTAAAGGACAAAGATAGTTATATCAGATTAGAAGCAGCAAAGGCTCTAGACAAGATTGGTTGGAAGTCTAGAGGCGGACAAGAAAATGTATATTATTTAATTGCAAAAACAAAATGGATTGAAGTATCTAAAATAGGAAAACTTGCAGTGTTCCCTCTTATTCAGACTTTAAAATACGGAGAGTTGGATCTTCGATTTAACGCGGCTGAGACACTTGGTGAAATAGGAGATGAAAGGGCCTTAGAACCTTTAAAACAAACTTTAAAAGACGAAGATGAGGATGTTCGTAAAAAAGTATCGGAAGTTCTGGTTAATATGGGTTGGAATTCTAAAACTGATATGATATCCATTAGTTAAATGTAAAAAAAGATGAGGATTAGTTTAATCCTTCAGTTCTTAATAAAGTTCTTAAATGGATCTTCTTTATATCCTTCATAGTCAGATTCCTGTTATCAATCTAGAAAACAATAACAAAGGGGCATCTAAATATTAAACAGTAACTAGAGGTTTCCAATGGAATTCGGGATATAAAGTAGTAATAGTAAGTTTAAAAAAAATGAATCATTTGCTATTTTAATATTAATACAAAAATTTATTTTCAATTAATGCTATAAATTAATATATCTATGAAAGAGTTAGTGATAAGTCATGGTATTTGTACAGTAAATTAGAACAAACTTAGAATTTGTTTAATATTTCGAATCTTCTTAATATGAGGTTATATTGATGTTGTATGGAGTCGTAGATATAGGTTCAAACACTGTAAAATTAAATGTTTACAAGTCCCAGGATAATGATATAAGTATCGAATTTTCAGAAAAAGAAAATTTAGGTTTAATATTTTATATAAACAACGGAAAACTAACAGATAACGGCATTGAAGAGTTAGTAACTGTTCTTAAAAAAATGAAAAATGATCTAGACTATTTAAAAATAGATAATTACAGTTTCTTTTCTACAGCATCGTTGAGAAATATTGAAAACAGCGATGAAGTTATACAAATTATTAAGAATAGGGTAAATATAGAAATTGATCTATTATCTGGTGAGGAAGAGGGAGAATTAAGTTTTTTTGGATCTATACCCACCATCAAAGAGGATGATGGAATTTTAATTGATTTAGGAGGGGGTAGTGTAGAAATTGTACTTTTTAAGGATAGAAAAATATATGAAAAATACAGTATTCCTATTGGTTTTCTAAAAATGTTCAATGATTATGTTTCTGATATAATACCCAATAAAAAAGAGTGCAAACTGATTCAAGAAAGAACATACTCTGAATTGGATAAAATTGGTCTTAAAAATAATGAAAAAATTCCTTTTATGTGTGGTGTAGGGGGAAGTATTCGTGCTATTAAAAAATTACTGGTAAATTTAGATTTACAGAAGAAGAAAGACAATTTAGTAGATGTTAAATTGTTAAAACAGTTAAAAGAAGAACTTAAACTCGATGAATCAAATCATAATAACTATATCTATTACAAAATATTACATGTCAAACCATCTAGGGTCCATACTTTAGTTCCTGCTTTGTTGATAGTCGAATCAATTACTTCCTATTTTAGCTGTGAAGCAATACAGATCAGTAAATTTAGTGTTAGGGAAGGATATTTACTTAGAAAAATGTTAAAGGGGTAAACTAAACATGTCTAAAGAGGATTATAGTTTTACCCAAAACCGTGAATTGTCCTGGTTAAACTTTAATGAACGTGTTTTAGAAGAAGCAGAGGATGCTTCTGTTCCTTTATTAGAACGTTTGAAATTTGTATCTATTTTCTCAAGTAATTTAGATGAATTTTACATGGTTAGATGTGGAAGTTTATATGATCTATCCCTTATTGATGAGGATTATCGGGATAATAAAACCGGTTTGAATGCACAGGATCAACTTGCAGATGTCTTTGAAAGGACTAAATTATTATACAAACGTCGAGATGACGTATATAAATCTATAAATTCTAGTTTAAAAGAGGAAGGTATCTATGATCTCGATTTTGAAGATCTGACAAAGACTGAAAAAAAATTTATAAACAAATTTTTCTTTAACTATATTTTCCCAGTTTTATCCCCACAAGTTATTGATGTTCACCATCCATTTCCCCATTTATTAAACAAATCCCTGAATGTCATGTTGATGATAAGGGATAAAGATGTAATTTTGTATGGGCTTATCCCAATCCCATCAACTTTACCCAGTATAATCTATTTTCCAAAGGATGAAATGCGTTTTATATTATTAGAAAAAATAATATATGAATATGTTAATGAAATCTTTTCAAATTACGACATAGAATTTAAAACCATAGTTTCTGTTACGAGAAATGCTGATATAACCCTATCTGATTCCCAAATTGATGAAGATGAAGATTATAAGGGGTACATGAAAAAAATTTTAAAGAAAAGAACTCGATTAGCACCCATCAGATTAGAGTTCTATAAATATTCTAACTCTAAATTAAGCAATTTTCTATGTGAACAGTTAAATACCCAACAGAGTCAAGTACAAATCTCTGATACTCCTTTGGATATGGATTATGTATTTAAATTGTACAGTCATATAGAAAAGAAAAATGAACTGGTCTACCATAAACTATCATTTAATCCATACTATCCTAAAATACCAAAAACTGTAAGGGAAGGAAAGATTATACCACAGCTAAAAAAGAGGGATTTTTTATTATTCTATCCATATGATTCAATAGAACCATTTTTAAGATTATTAAAAGAGGCAGCTAACGATGAAAATGTTGTATCTGTTAAAATTACCCTCTACAGACTGGCGAGATCTTCTTCGATTATAAAATATCTACTGGAAGCAAGTGAAAATGGGAAAGAGGTAACAGTTTTAATTGAACTAAGAGCTAGATTTGATGAAGCAAATAATATTCACTATGCTGGTTTATTAGAAGAAGCAGGTTGTAGGATTTTGTACGGTTTTGAAGATTACAAGGTCCATTCAAAGGTTTGTTTGATTACACGGAAAGAGAAGAACAACATCAAATATATCACCCAACTGGGGACTGGTAACTACAATGAAAAAACCAGTAAATTATACACAGATTTTAGTTTTATTACACGAAACCATGCCATTGGAAGAGATGCCATGTTGTTCTTTAAAAATATGGCAATTTCTAATTTAAATGGTGAGTATGAAAAGTTGTTAGTTGCACCATTTGGATTTAAAAACAAAGTAATTGAAAAGATCAACAATGAAATTGAAAATGCAAAGAATAACCGTCCAGCCAGTATTTTCATGAAAATGAATTCCCTAACAGACAGGGAATTGATTGATATGTTATCTAAGGCATCTAATGCAGGTGTGAAAATTAAATTAATAATTAGATCCATCTGTTGTTTACTCCCAGGAATACCTGGTAAGACTGAAAATATTGAGATCATCAGCATAGTTGGCAGGTTTTTGGAACATTCAAGGATATACTGTTTTGGTACAGAAGAAGATGCCACAATATATTTATCTAGCGGAGATTTAATGAATAGAAATACTGAAAAACGTGTTGAACTTACTTTTCCTATTGAAAAACCTATCTTAAAGAAACAGTTAATGAATATAATAGATACTATGCTTAATGACAATGTCAAAGCTCGAAAAATTAATGATAAAGGAGAGTATGAGAGAGTTATTAGAAGTATAGATCTAATTGATTCACAAATTTATTTCATGAATAATGATTTCTCAGAATGTGGTAAAGAGGAAGTGGGGAATGAATCATTTTTCACTAAACTGAAACATTTATTGAAAAGATAAATTACAATCCATAAATTAGATCTTATAAGTTAACTTCGTATATTTCTCATAACAGAGTAATTCATAGAAAAAAGAATATAATTTTTATAAGTATTATTAATTAATTACTTCGTGATAATTCTCTATTGTTAGCCAAGTGGTTGGAATACTAAATTTATAGAATCTAAAAATAGTATGCAGGCATACACACATTTATGATCTGGTAAGTATCCACTTATCAATCTTTTATTTTAATGATTATTCCATAATCTTACTATTTTTAATATTAGCTGAAGGATCCAATTGTAGATTTACTATGAAATGAATAATGATGCCACAACAAAAATGTCTAAGTAAGAATATTCCAAACTAATGGATTAATTAGAACATATCTGATGACTGTAGCTATATCTACATTTCCATGATCAGGATCATAATCCTAAAGACAAATTAGGATGTTTGAATTTCTCTGTGCAATCTTAAAGATGTTGTAATCCGCTCTTAAAACTTACATTATTGGATAGGTATGCATTAAAATAAACTTATTACATCCAGTGCGGATATATGTTTTATCGTTTTTCTGATTCAAATAAACTTATTGAACTATCTAAACCGTCTTTACTTGATTCTATGATGTCTATTGCAGATTGTAGTTCATCAATTTTATATTTTTGATCAACAATTAAACGATGGATAATGAATCCTATAATAGATAAGATCGCCATGAAAATCAGAGTATAGAAAATTAAAACTAATACATATTGATAAAATGTTAAATTATCTAATGTAGTAGCTGATAAAATGAAAACTACTAAAAATGCGAAGATAAAACAGCTGGCTATGATCAATAATAATTTTTGGTCATCATTCCTATCCTTAAATGATGAATAAGCTGCTATAGACAAGGAAGATCCTGCTAAACTTAAAACTAGAAATTCTGGTATTAAAGCAATAATATCCATTTTTTAGCACCTTTTTTAATAACATTCTTGATTCAATACTTCTTCTTTCGTTAAAGGACGGGCATATTTCTGCATTTTACTAAAAGCCTGATTATATATTTTTATTAATTCTGGTTGTGCCTTTTTTATCCCTACAGATCCACGAATTTCGTTGTGTCTATCAGGTTTTTCAATGTACAAATGACTTTTATTAAAAATCATAAAATGTTTGGTAGGTCTTTTTGGCAAGACTAAATATTCAACACTCTTATATTTATCAAGAAGAGTGTAAATTTCCATCCTATCCTCACAAAATACTTTAGGACCGCCAATGATTGTTATTGATTCAAATTTATGATTTGCGGCGTGTTTAATTATCTCTTGTACACCTTCGCTGAATTCTCCCACAATTACTTTAAGTTCCAATTCATCAACAATTTTTCCTTTAATTTTAAGATTTTTCAATCCTTCAATCAGATTAAATCTCCACACTCTTCTTTTATATCTTTCTGAACTGTGAAAAAGAACTATTTCATTCCCATACAACTTATTATAATGGGGATTATGCCTATAAATTAATTTAAGTAAGATGATAATTATTAATGTCGATAAACTCATTAATATCAAAATTACTCTATAATCAAATTGCATCATTTATCCCCTCAAAAAATCATTTCTCTGGTCTCTTGTTGAAGCATATAATAATCCCTAGATTTTATTAGAGATAAAAATAATCCATTAAAAACAAACCCTCTGAACTAATATTATCTTTATTAGGGTTTATTAACTTTTCATTAAAATACAATTAAATTTAATTACAATATGGTTAAGCATTGCATTTATCTTCTCTATTTATTTCTAACCAGTAACGTTTTATCATATTTATGGGCTTTATAAACACATCCAGCTTACGTATTATCGAACACTACTGTGTGAATTTAGAGAGAAGTAGAAATGACATCATGTTCCAGAAAATATACTAAAAGTTGGATAAGATGACTATTATCATCATCACCAATCCATCTTAAATTAACAACAGCTATGATTAAATGATATAGTGACTATCTAGACTATACAAATACATGAATGCATAAGATTAAACACTCATTTATATATAAACTCATATTTGTGATGCTTGATCTACGATTACAGATACTTAGTTAACCATAATTACTTGATTGAAGTCTATAAATTTGGAAATAATTCTTGTAAAGCAATAGAACTTTCAATTACAAAATTTATTCCAAATTCAATCTTTTTTATTCACTTTTGCTTTTATACAATCGTATTATTATTTTTAATCGTCTGTAAAAAGTTTCCAACCGTTTTTAACTAATTCTTGGATATATTGGTCAAGATGGTCTACAACAGATCCATCTGCTTTCTTTAAATGTATTTTAACAAACCCTTTTGAGGGATAAGAAAAGGTTCTTCTTATTACTTCGTATTTTTTATCATCTAAGATTAACCAGTCTCCAGAAACAGGATAATCAAGTAATTCTATGGTTTTTGCCAAATATTTGTTTTCATCAAAGACTAATACTAATCCTACTTTTACCATTACAACCACCTCTGATTTAATTCAAACTCCCCTCTATAATCTTGTTTCATCTACTGTCAAACCATACAATTCATAAACTAATTTATCTGTAGCATCTAAAATTTTCTTAAAATCAATCCATTTTTTTCATTAGTCTGACTGGTAATGTGATTATGTTGTTGAGACATTAACTAATTTTATTGAGTATTCGTTCTGTTTCCAGTTATGGTAAGTTCGGTGTATAAGATAGGATGGGGAGTTTTTTTTGACAGATTATGTAATGGGGAAAAGTCTTCGCCGTATCACCACAAATCAAATACCGACATATAAGTCAATGAAGCTTATAAGAAACTTCCATGAACATCACGACATTCATCAAAAACTAAAAATGGAAAAAATAAAGAGTAAATCTACCCAAAAATAAATTTTTTTGCCAATTAAAAATTTATTGTTAAAAAAATGGACCTAATTTCAATTCTATAATTTTTTGGTTGAAAAACGTAGCAAAATCTTGTTTAGTTTCTTCTATTAATGTATCTACAATTTCATCGTTTAGATATGTAGGGTAGTCGAATTCAATTGTTATGGCAAAATAAGTTTTATCACCCTTTTCTATTGCTTTACTAAAATAAGTTTTTGCATTTGGATTTTCGATATTCCAAACTTTTAAATATTCCTCAAGCATTGCAAAATTCTCACCAAAGCTTTTCTCTATTGAAAAATATATAAACCACCTAGCTTCAAAAGGTACATCTTTAACTAATTCCGCATGTTCATATTTTAAAACAATATCTACCATTTTTACCACATCTTTGATCCTGTTTAATTAATTAAACTCCTGATCTCCTTAAAAAAGAAGACCCGGAACTTTTTAAAAAAGAATACGGAGACGCTAAAATTAACCCTCCGGGTTCAGGTGGGAAAAAACTGAAGAGCAAAAAGAAATAAAATTTTATAATATTTTATTTTTTTTAAATAATATAATTGGATTGCGATAATAAACTGAACCAACAAAAATTATTAAACATGAGGAAAAAAATTCTAAATTATTTTTGAAAATCATTTATTTCTTTTCTTTTAGGTTTCCAAATGTAAATTTACAATTTGGACATTTGCAGTTCATTCCTGTGGATCCAATTGCTCTCCAGCATTCCATTAGGCCTTCAAAACCGCAATTAGGACATTTTTTAGATTCTTTCAATTCTTATTGACTCCATTTTTTTTAAATCTATTATATATCAATTGAAATATTAATTTTTCATATTAATAAACTATATGGGGAGAGTTAATTGTCCTGATACCTTCTTTTTAGATACTGCATCGTTTTTATGAGAACTTCTAATAGTGTTCTACAAGGATGTATCGAGATAACATTGTGATGATGGTTCTTTTTTGTGTAATTAATCCATAATTATCCAAAAATTTTAACAAACAGAATAACTCATAATAATAATAGGGTAGGGATGGTATTTTCTTCTCTTTTTGCCAATATGGTTACATATTGGTCCCCCAATATGTGGAAAGTACCTCCCTGCTCGACTAAAAAATAATTATATTTCCCATGACTCCATCTATTTTAGGAGATGTTGAAATTTTGATTAGTGACGGTTTAAAATTCTTATTGTATTTTATAATTGGGGGTTTTATTCTAACACTTGTTACATACTTTGGAAGTAAGGATAAAGGTATATTGGCAGCTTTCATTGCATTGTTCCCTTTGGTAAGCCTCATGAGTATTTTAACCATCTACAGCGAAGCAGGTAGTTTACCTGTATTGGATTATGTTAAAGGGCTTTTGATATTAACACCAGTATGGATTATTTTTTTATTTTGTATAGTATATTTACTGCCTAAACAAGGATTATTTGTTGCTATAGTTATTGGATTGGCAATTTTTATCATTATATCTGTTTTATTGATAAATTATCTCAATTATTAGAAAATCGAATTAACTTAATTAAAATTGGGATTAATGATAATAAAAAAAATTATAAGATTGTAAATTAATAATTTATGATATAAAATTTTTAAAACTATTTTTTGGGGTAGAATTATTTTTGATGATGAGTTTAGAAAATCGGGTATAAATTTGATTGGAGATGTGCCTTGGGGGACGCATTTCTGTCAATTTTATCAAACAAAAGATGATTTAATTGATATACTTGTTCCATATTTTAAAGCAGGTTTGGAAAATAATGAATACTGTATGTGGGTAACCTCAAAACCATTGGAAGTTGATGAGGCAAAAGAAGCACTGAAGGATTCTGTAGAAAATGTTGAAGATATTTAGATAGTGGTCAAATTGAGATTATTTCCTATGAGGATTGGTATGTAAAAGGAGGAAGTTTTAATTCTGATCAAGTTCTAAATGGATGGGTTGATAAATAGTTGTACTTCGGCTTTCTTTTTAGATGTGTAATTTTTTATTTGAACTTTTAACTGTGTTATAGATGGATGCATCGAGGTAGCATTGTAATGGTTTTCTAAACTCATTTAAAAGATTAATGGAATATTAAAGAAATAATAAGATAACAAGCCGTTTATTATGACTCAATAACCTAATTAACATCTTAAGTTAAATTTATATGAACTTAAATCATAATAAATATGTAGATATTATCAACATTTTTGAGGTGTTAGTTATGAAAGATGAAGTGTTTTTTAGTAAAGGTATGAACCCTATCAAGGAAGATTATCCAGATCTTTACGATATAAGTGTCAGTTTAAATGATGTTTGTTACACAGGTAAATCATTAGATTATAAAACTCAGAAACTTGTAGCCATAGGAATCGCTGCAGCTGCATCCGACAATAGAGCAGTTAAAAAACAGATACAAAGTGGTATGAAGGAACTTGATATAACCAAAGATGAAGTGGTGGATGTTTTAAGAGTTGTTCTTCTATTAGCAGGAAAACCTGGATTTATGAAGGGTATTAATGCATTATACAATATAAAAGAGTAGAAATTTTTAAATATTCCTTTTTAATACCTGAATTTATGTTGCCAGTGTTATTTAATAAGAATTTTACATTCGTTCTAGATTTATCTCACATATGGAACTAGATCCTTTGTATTTTTTCCTTTTTTTTAATAAATTTTGATGGATTTAAATGTTAATTGTTAGCAGATTTTCCATGATATGTTTAAAATAAACTTAAAAATAATAATACTTTTTTACAATTTCATACTCAATTTTATAATATTACCATACGAGTTTGCGTATGAGTATAACCATTTTTCAGGTAAAATCAAAATAAAGAAAATATAAGGAGGCATCACCAATTATATACTCATATTATATTTTATGATCTTATTGTATTAATTTTTTTCTATGATAATTTGTTCTTAGGAGTTATTCCATCATAAATATGCATTCTATCCATTGATTGAGAGGTAAATAATTTGATTTTGGAGATAGTGATAGATAAAAGTGTCTTTAATCAATTTTAGAGCCTAATATAATGGGATTGATATAGACTAAAGATGCAAAATTAATTTAATACTATTTTTTCGATTAAATGATGCTCAGAAGGTAACCTACCAGTGCAGTTGCAGTGTTAGCTACTGCTGAGATTAGAATGGCTTTCGGATATTTTATTTTTAATAGAAACATCAGTGCTACACTTTCAGCGATAATCACAGATATTTCAATGAGATAAATATTGGAAAGTAGGTTGATGTAACTGTAGGTTGCTATTGGAAGTGTTAATGAATTTATAACCACAGAATAGAATAGGAGCAACCAAGGCCTGTCCCTTACCATGAGCCATATAATTATAAATTCAATTACAACCGTTAAGAACCATACAGTTAAATATCCCATTATTTAT
This sequence is a window from Methanobacterium sp. SMA-27. Protein-coding genes within it:
- a CDS encoding HEAT repeat domain-containing protein, coding for MGYKFNKLDIEKLRAKNDIKGLIKTLKHEDSNIRMFAAISLGEIGDKKAIVPLIQSLKDEEECVRNEVLNSLVKIGDPAVDNLIVALKDEKLEEGVKFALIKIGEPSSRNLMFKYNNQNRDTKIYYINLMGEIGDKNSIEHLIHILKDIKSNEKYDREILISTIKSLGKIGDERARDIIHDLYFRFCRSQSDRYLTELFMDVIINVDRNGSDFLVQELSSNDCKVREEVADALIKMEYQMAVDPLILALTDNNGDIFRKRASEILSRIGKPAVIPLIQALRDEDRYLRCGAADSLGKIGDERAVNPLINALKDKDSYIRLEAAKALDKIGWKSRGGQENVYYLIAKTKWIEVSKIGKLAVFPLIQTLKYGELDLRFNAAETLGEIGDERALEPLKQTLKDEDEDVRKKVSEVLVNMGWNSKTDMISIS
- a CDS encoding phosphatase, with the protein product MLYGVVDIGSNTVKLNVYKSQDNDISIEFSEKENLGLIFYINNGKLTDNGIEELVTVLKKMKNDLDYLKIDNYSFFSTASLRNIENSDEVIQIIKNRVNIEIDLLSGEEEGELSFFGSIPTIKEDDGILIDLGGGSVEIVLFKDRKIYEKYSIPIGFLKMFNDYVSDIIPNKKECKLIQERTYSELDKIGLKNNEKIPFMCGVGGSIRAIKKLLVNLDLQKKKDNLVDVKLLKQLKEELKLDESNHNNYIYYKILHVKPSRVHTLVPALLIVESITSYFSCEAIQISKFSVREGYLLRKMLKG
- the ppk1 gene encoding polyphosphate kinase 1; this encodes MSKEDYSFTQNRELSWLNFNERVLEEAEDASVPLLERLKFVSIFSSNLDEFYMVRCGSLYDLSLIDEDYRDNKTGLNAQDQLADVFERTKLLYKRRDDVYKSINSSLKEEGIYDLDFEDLTKTEKKFINKFFFNYIFPVLSPQVIDVHHPFPHLLNKSLNVMLMIRDKDVILYGLIPIPSTLPSIIYFPKDEMRFILLEKIIYEYVNEIFSNYDIEFKTIVSVTRNADITLSDSQIDEDEDYKGYMKKILKKRTRLAPIRLEFYKYSNSKLSNFLCEQLNTQQSQVQISDTPLDMDYVFKLYSHIEKKNELVYHKLSFNPYYPKIPKTVREGKIIPQLKKRDFLLFYPYDSIEPFLRLLKEAANDENVVSVKITLYRLARSSSIIKYLLEASENGKEVTVLIELRARFDEANNIHYAGLLEEAGCRILYGFEDYKVHSKVCLITRKEKNNIKYITQLGTGNYNEKTSKLYTDFSFITRNHAIGRDAMLFFKNMAISNLNGEYEKLLVAPFGFKNKVIEKINNEIENAKNNRPASIFMKMNSLTDRELIDMLSKASNAGVKIKLIIRSICCLLPGIPGKTENIEIISIVGRFLEHSRIYCFGTEEDATIYLSSGDLMNRNTEKRVELTFPIEKPILKKQLMNIIDTMLNDNVKARKINDKGEYERVIRSIDLIDSQIYFMNNDFSECGKEEVGNESFFTKLKHLLKR
- a CDS encoding MEDS domain-containing protein — encoded protein: MIGDVPWGTHFCQFYQTKDDLIDILVPYFKAGLENNEYCMWVTSKPLEVDEAKEALKDSVENVEDI
- a CDS encoding carboxymuconolactone decarboxylase family protein is translated as MKDEVFFSKGMNPIKEDYPDLYDISVSLNDVCYTGKSLDYKTQKLVAIGIAAAASDNRAVKKQIQSGMKELDITKDEVVDVLRVVLLLAGKPGFMKGINALYNIKE